One Yoonia sp. BS5-3 genomic window carries:
- the uxaC gene encoding glucuronate isomerase, with product MKLTDPDRLFPAEPRIRFLARALYEPIAELPIISPHGHCDASWFAKNTRFPDPAQLFVVPDHYVFRMLVSQGVSMDDLGIPRADGSVPDTDPRDIWRRFAEHYHLFRATPSAMWLDHSFEHVFGVNERLNADTADAIYDHIDAKLAQDAYLPRALYDRFNVEVLATTEGPMDDMSCHREIAASGWTGRVITTYRPDAVVDPEYEGFRDNLAAFGKVTGEDTTTWAGYLKAHRIRRAYFKKYGATATDHGHPTARTEDLDKADAAALYAKVRSGACTTAEAEVFRAQMLTEMAKMSLDDGLVLQIHAGSRRNHSAKVFASHGRDKGFDIPSPTSYVSALKPMLDAVGMEPDLTIILFTLDETSYSRELAPLAGVYPALRLGPPWWFFDSHEGIKRFREATTETCGFYNTVGFNDDTRAFCSIPARHDVARRSDCAYLANLVATGRLGLAEAHEVAYDLTYRLAKQAYRL from the coding sequence ATGAAGTTAACGGACCCTGATCGGCTTTTTCCTGCAGAACCCCGTATTCGGTTCCTGGCGCGCGCGCTTTATGAACCGATTGCGGAGTTGCCGATCATCAGTCCGCATGGCCATTGCGACGCCAGCTGGTTTGCCAAAAACACCCGCTTTCCCGATCCTGCGCAGCTTTTCGTGGTGCCTGATCACTATGTGTTTCGGATGCTTGTGTCGCAGGGCGTATCAATGGACGATCTGGGCATTCCCCGCGCTGATGGCAGTGTCCCTGACACAGACCCCCGCGATATCTGGCGCCGCTTTGCCGAGCACTACCATCTGTTCCGCGCCACCCCGTCTGCAATGTGGCTAGATCATTCCTTTGAGCATGTCTTTGGCGTCAATGAACGGCTGAACGCCGATACGGCCGATGCGATATATGATCATATCGACGCGAAATTGGCCCAGGATGCCTACCTGCCCCGCGCCCTTTATGATCGGTTCAATGTTGAGGTCTTGGCAACCACCGAAGGCCCGATGGATGACATGAGCTGCCACCGGGAAATCGCGGCCAGCGGGTGGACCGGCCGTGTGATTACAACCTATCGGCCCGATGCCGTTGTTGATCCCGAATATGAAGGATTCCGCGATAATCTGGCAGCCTTCGGCAAGGTCACCGGCGAAGATACCACGACATGGGCGGGCTATTTGAAGGCGCATCGCATTCGCCGTGCCTATTTCAAGAAATATGGGGCCACTGCCACCGATCACGGCCACCCAACGGCCCGGACCGAAGATTTGGACAAGGCCGACGCCGCCGCCCTTTATGCCAAAGTCCGTAGCGGCGCCTGCACTACTGCCGAGGCTGAGGTATTCCGCGCCCAAATGCTGACCGAGATGGCCAAGATGAGCCTTGATGACGGTCTGGTTTTGCAAATCCATGCGGGCAGTCGGCGCAATCACTCGGCCAAGGTTTTTGCATCGCATGGGCGGGACAAGGGCTTTGATATCCCATCGCCGACCTCATATGTTTCAGCGCTCAAGCCAATGCTGGATGCGGTCGGGATGGAACCTGACCTGACGATCATCCTCTTCACCTTGGATGAGACAAGCTATAGCCGCGAACTGGCACCGCTGGCCGGGGTTTATCCTGCGTTGCGCCTTGGCCCGCCTTGGTGGTTCTTTGACAGTCACGAAGGCATCAAGCGGTTCCGCGAAGCCACGACCGAGACCTGCGGCTTTTACAACACCGTTGGCTTCAATGATGACACACGCGCGTTCTGTTCGATCCCCGCACGGCACGATGTGGCCCGTCGGTCAGACTGTGCCTATCTTGCCAATCTGGTCGCCACCGGGCGGCTTGGCTTGGCCGAAGCGCATGAGGTCGCCTATGATCTGACCTACCGTCTGGCCAAGCAGGCCTATCGG
- a CDS encoding iron-containing alcohol dehydrogenase: MTLTANWSYPTAVRFGAGRIAEIADACAAAGIKKPLLITDRGLADMAITTKTLDLLETAGLGRAIFADVDPNPNEKNAAAGVQAFKEGGHDGVVAFGGGSGLDLGKLVAFLAGQTRPLWDFEDIGDWWTRADADAIAPIVAVPTTAGTGSEVGRASVITNSETEEKKIIFHPKFLPTVVICDPELTVGMPKFITAGTGLDAFAHCVEAYCSPHYHPMSQGMALEGMRLVKEYLPRAYDDGTDLEARAHMMSAAAMGATAFQKGLGAIHALSHPIGAMYHTHHGTTNAVCMPAVLQFNKPAITAVLADAANYLGISGGFDGFCAYVDDLNARLGVPKTLTALGVENPDIDRIVTGALADPSTGGNPVEMNKENTTALLEACL, encoded by the coding sequence ATGACCCTGACTGCCAATTGGTCTTATCCAACTGCCGTGCGCTTTGGCGCAGGACGCATTGCCGAAATCGCGGATGCCTGCGCTGCTGCTGGGATCAAGAAACCGCTTTTGATTACAGATCGCGGTTTGGCCGACATGGCGATCACCACCAAAACGCTGGACCTGCTGGAGACCGCTGGTCTGGGCCGCGCCATCTTTGCGGATGTGGATCCCAACCCCAATGAAAAGAATGCCGCCGCGGGTGTGCAGGCCTTCAAGGAAGGCGGGCATGACGGTGTCGTGGCCTTTGGCGGTGGATCGGGGCTTGATCTGGGCAAGCTGGTGGCGTTCCTGGCCGGGCAAACCCGGCCTTTGTGGGATTTTGAAGATATCGGCGATTGGTGGACCCGCGCCGATGCCGATGCCATTGCCCCCATCGTAGCCGTGCCCACCACGGCCGGAACCGGATCCGAGGTGGGGCGCGCCAGCGTCATCACCAATTCCGAAACGGAAGAGAAAAAGATCATCTTCCATCCCAAATTTCTGCCAACTGTCGTGATCTGCGACCCCGAGCTGACGGTTGGGATGCCCAAGTTCATCACGGCGGGCACCGGGCTTGATGCCTTTGCCCATTGTGTCGAGGCTTATTGTTCGCCCCATTACCACCCGATGTCGCAAGGCATGGCGCTTGAAGGGATGCGGCTGGTAAAGGAATATCTGCCACGCGCATATGATGACGGCACAGACCTTGAGGCGCGCGCCCATATGATGTCCGCCGCCGCGATGGGGGCAACTGCGTTTCAAAAGGGCCTTGGTGCGATCCATGCGCTGTCCCATCCGATTGGCGCGATGTATCACACCCATCACGGCACAACGAACGCGGTTTGCATGCCTGCAGTCCTACAATTCAACAAACCGGCGATCACGGCGGTTTTGGCTGATGCCGCCAATTATCTGGGAATTTCCGGTGGGTTTGACGGGTTTTGCGCCTATGTGGATGACCTGAATGCCCGTCTTGGGGTGCCGAAAACGCTAACCGCGCTTGGCGTGGAAAATCCCGACATTGATCGTATCGTCACTGGCGCGCTTGCCGACCCGAGCACTGGTGGCAACCCTGTTGAAATGAACAAAGAGAATACAACAGCGCTGTTGGAGGCGTGTCTTTAA
- a CDS encoding aldehyde dehydrogenase family protein produces MIRCISPIDGSVFAERAVLTPAAAKDAVSRAKAAQADWAARPLAERIALVREGVAQIGAMNDQIVPDLARQMGRPIRYGGEFGGFNERASHMADIAADALADIVVEDSTAFRRVIKRVPHGVVLVVAPWNYPYMTAINTVAPALIAGNTVMLKHASQTPLVGEHLAEAFHSAGIPADVFQNVFLDHQTTSDLIAAKSFGFVNFTGSVGGGRAMETAAAGTFTGIGLELGGKDPGYVCDDADLDVAVETLIDGAMFNSGQCCCGIERIYVAEQHFDAFVEKAVAIVKGYKLGNPLDPETTLGPMAHKRFADEVRGQIADAVAAGATAHIAPFAADDGGAYLTPQILTNVTHDMRVMREESFGPVVGIMPVKDDAEAIAMMNDSDFGLTASVWTQDVARAEAIADQIETGTVFMNRADYLDPGLCWTGCKDTGRGGGLSVIGYHNLTRPKSYHLKKA; encoded by the coding sequence ATGATCCGCTGTATTTCACCTATCGACGGTTCGGTCTTTGCCGAACGCGCCGTGCTGACCCCTGCCGCCGCGAAGGATGCCGTGTCGCGCGCCAAGGCCGCGCAGGCCGATTGGGCGGCCCGCCCGCTGGCCGAGCGTATCGCGTTGGTTCGCGAAGGTGTTGCCCAAATCGGTGCTATGAACGACCAGATTGTGCCCGACCTTGCCCGCCAGATGGGCCGTCCCATCCGTTATGGTGGCGAGTTCGGCGGCTTTAATGAGCGTGCAAGCCATATGGCCGATATTGCGGCAGATGCCCTGGCTGATATCGTTGTGGAAGACAGCACTGCCTTTCGTCGCGTTATCAAGCGTGTCCCTCATGGTGTGGTGCTGGTCGTTGCCCCCTGGAACTATCCTTATATGACCGCAATCAACACGGTCGCCCCAGCGTTGATCGCCGGGAATACCGTTATGCTAAAACATGCCAGCCAGACGCCCCTTGTGGGCGAACATCTGGCCGAAGCCTTTCATAGCGCGGGCATTCCGGCGGACGTTTTCCAGAACGTCTTTTTGGACCATCAAACCACGTCCGACCTGATCGCAGCCAAGAGCTTTGGTTTTGTCAATTTCACCGGCTCTGTCGGCGGCGGGCGCGCGATGGAAACCGCGGCGGCGGGCACGTTTACGGGCATTGGGCTGGAATTGGGCGGCAAAGACCCCGGCTATGTCTGCGATGACGCCGATTTGGACGTCGCCGTTGAGACACTGATCGATGGCGCGATGTTCAATTCGGGCCAATGCTGCTGCGGGATTGAACGGATTTACGTGGCCGAACAGCATTTTGACGCCTTTGTCGAAAAGGCGGTCGCGATTGTGAAGGGATATAAGCTCGGCAACCCCCTCGACCCCGAAACGACGCTGGGCCCCATGGCCCATAAACGTTTTGCCGATGAGGTGCGCGGCCAGATCGCTGATGCGGTTGCAGCTGGGGCCACGGCCCATATCGCCCCTTTTGCAGCCGACGATGGCGGTGCCTATCTGACCCCGCAAATCCTGACCAATGTCACCCATGATATGCGCGTAATGCGCGAAGAGAGCTTTGGGCCTGTCGTCGGGATTATGCCCGTCAAGGATGACGCCGAAGCCATTGCCATGATGAATGATAGCGATTTTGGTCTGACGGCCTCGGTCTGGACCCAGGATGTCGCCCGGGCAGAGGCCATCGCCGACCAGATCGAAACCGGCACTGTCTTTATGAACCGCGCAGATTATCTTGATCCGGGCCTGTGCTGGACCGGCTGCAAGGATACCGGGCGCGGCGGCGGTTTGTCTGTAATCGGCTATCACAATCTGACCCGTCCAAAATCATACCACCTGAAGAAGGCCTGA
- a CDS encoding glutamine synthetase family protein, with product MPGLLTFDDLKARVAEGSIDTVLTVFPDMQGRLMGKRFHAVNFVETSFKETHCCNYLLATDLEMATPDGYASSSWEKGYGDYIMAPDLATIRELPWLEGTAMVLCDILDHHTHEPVPHAPRQVLKRQVDRLKALGFDAMMATELEFFLFEKSFDDIRRSGFRDLTPISGYNEDYAILQTTKEEGVMRPIRNHLFAAGLPIENSKGEAETGQEELNIRYAAAIDCADHHTIAKNAIKEIAWQQGHAATFLPKWHHDKVGSSSHVHQSLWVDGNPAFFDPDADLGMSTLMKHYMAGLIAYSPDYTFFLAPYVNSYKRFAKGTFAPTKTVWSVDNRTAGFRLCGDGTKGVRVECRIGGSDLNPYLAQAAMLAAGIKGIEDKMELAPPTRGDVYEDAKAQDIPQTLRAATETLRNSAFLRAAMGDDVIDHYTRCAEWEQEEFDRVVTDWEIARGFERA from the coding sequence ATGCCCGGATTGCTGACCTTCGATGACCTCAAAGCCCGTGTCGCAGAGGGATCAATTGACACGGTTCTGACTGTATTTCCCGACATGCAGGGCCGTTTGATGGGGAAACGGTTTCACGCCGTGAACTTTGTCGAGACCTCATTCAAAGAAACCCATTGCTGCAACTATCTGCTGGCCACCGATCTTGAGATGGCCACCCCGGATGGTTACGCATCCAGCAGTTGGGAAAAGGGCTATGGCGATTACATCATGGCCCCCGATCTTGCCACGATCCGCGAATTACCCTGGCTTGAGGGCACCGCGATGGTGCTTTGCGATATTCTGGACCACCACACACATGAACCGGTGCCGCATGCGCCACGTCAGGTGCTGAAACGCCAGGTCGATCGGCTAAAGGCGCTGGGCTTTGACGCCATGATGGCCACTGAGCTGGAATTTTTCCTGTTTGAAAAGTCATTTGATGATATCCGCCGGTCGGGCTTTCGTGATCTCACCCCGATCAGCGGCTATAATGAAGACTATGCCATTCTGCAGACCACCAAGGAAGAAGGCGTCATGCGCCCGATCCGCAATCATTTGTTTGCCGCGGGTCTGCCCATCGAAAACTCAAAGGGTGAGGCCGAAACAGGTCAGGAAGAGCTGAACATTCGCTATGCCGCCGCCATCGATTGCGCGGACCATCATACGATTGCCAAAAATGCCATTAAGGAAATCGCCTGGCAGCAGGGCCATGCTGCGACTTTCCTGCCCAAGTGGCACCATGACAAGGTAGGCAGCTCATCTCATGTCCATCAATCGCTTTGGGTGGATGGCAATCCCGCCTTTTTTGACCCCGATGCCGATCTGGGCATGTCCACGTTGATGAAACATTACATGGCCGGGCTAATCGCTTACTCGCCCGATTACACCTTTTTCCTGGCCCCCTATGTCAACAGCTACAAGCGCTTTGCAAAGGGGACCTTCGCCCCCACAAAAACCGTCTGGTCTGTCGATAACCGCACGGCGGGCTTTCGCCTTTGTGGGGATGGCACCAAGGGCGTTCGGGTCGAATGCCGCATCGGCGGGTCTGATCTGAACCCCTATCTGGCACAGGCCGCGATGCTGGCCGCTGGCATCAAGGGAATTGAGGATAAGATGGAACTTGCCCCACCAACGAGGGGTGACGTCTATGAAGACGCCAAGGCACAGGACATCCCGCAGACCCTGCGCGCGGCGACTGAGACGCTGCGCAACTCTGCATTTCTGCGTGCCGCGATGGGCGATGATGTGATCGATCACTACACCCGCTGCGCCGAATGGGAACAAGAAGAATTTGACCGCGTTGTCACCGATTGGGAAATCGCGCGCGGTTTTGAAAGGGCTTAA
- a CDS encoding TRAP transporter substrate-binding protein: MTTRRKFIQGAAVAAPATLAAPALAQSTITWRMQTYAGAALAAEVIDPAIEMFNAIAGDRMQIELFYADQLVPTGELFQALQRGTIDAVQSDDDSMASPTEVTVFGGYFPFGSRYSLDVPVLFNRYGLNEIWAEEYEAVGVKHVSAGAWDPCHFATKDPIRSLADLEGKRIFTFPTAGRFLSQFGVVPVNLPWEDIEVAVQTGELDGIAWSGITEDYTVGWADVTNYFLTNNISGAWIGHFFANMDRWNELPEDLQKLFQVCCEQSHYYRQHWYWGGEADLRVNGTKMELTTIPDEEWAQVEDAAQVFWEEIAAESDTKRRVVDIFKKYNADMVKAGRPYRYG; this comes from the coding sequence ATGACGACGAGACGTAAGTTTATCCAGGGTGCCGCTGTTGCCGCACCCGCCACCCTGGCTGCCCCGGCGCTGGCCCAAAGCACGATCACGTGGCGGATGCAGACCTATGCGGGTGCAGCTTTGGCCGCAGAGGTGATCGACCCGGCCATTGAAATGTTCAACGCCATCGCGGGCGACCGGATGCAGATTGAGCTGTTCTATGCAGACCAGCTTGTCCCCACGGGCGAGCTGTTCCAGGCCTTGCAGCGCGGCACAATTGACGCCGTGCAATCTGATGATGACAGCATGGCCTCACCCACCGAGGTTACCGTGTTCGGCGGCTATTTCCCGTTTGGGTCGCGCTATTCGCTGGATGTTCCTGTGCTGTTCAACCGCTACGGGCTGAACGAGATTTGGGCCGAAGAATATGAAGCCGTTGGCGTCAAGCATGTCAGCGCAGGTGCCTGGGACCCATGCCATTTCGCCACCAAAGACCCGATCCGCAGCCTTGCTGATCTGGAAGGCAAGCGCATCTTTACCTTCCCAACTGCGGGCCGGTTCCTGTCGCAATTCGGGGTCGTCCCGGTGAACCTGCCTTGGGAAGACATTGAAGTCGCCGTGCAAACAGGTGAACTGGACGGGATTGCCTGGTCGGGGATCACCGAAGACTACACCGTGGGCTGGGCCGATGTGACCAACTACTTCCTGACAAACAATATCTCAGGCGCGTGGATTGGACACTTCTTTGCTAATATGGACCGCTGGAACGAATTGCCCGAAGATCTGCAAAAGCTTTTCCAGGTCTGCTGCGAGCAATCGCATTACTACCGCCAGCATTGGTATTGGGGCGGCGAGGCTGACCTGCGTGTCAACGGCACCAAGATGGAGCTGACAACCATCCCAGATGAAGAATGGGCCCAGGTCGAAGATGCGGCGCAAGTCTTCTGGGAAGAAATCGCAGCCGAAAGCGACACCAAGCGCCGGGTTGTTGATATCTTCAAGAAATACAATGCCGACATGGTCAAAGCTGGCCGGCCATATCGCTACGGCTAA